In Phocoena phocoena chromosome 8, mPhoPho1.1, whole genome shotgun sequence, the following are encoded in one genomic region:
- the LYVE1 gene encoding lymphatic vessel endothelial hyaluronic acid receptor 1 has translation MAKYFSLVVFLASIWTTRLLVQGSLRTEELSISGPCRIMGVTLVNKRTHPQLNFTEAQEACRLVGLTLASKEQVEAAWKSGFETCSYGWVKNQFVVIPRIIQNPKCGKNGVGVLIWRSSLNQRHRAYCHNSSDTWVNSCFPEIITTDDPIFNTETATYTTEMIVSESTHSAMSTDGPESITPTVAPALASTSIPRKRKLICITEAFMETSTISTETESYIENKAAFKNEPVGFGGVPTTLLVLALLFFAAAAGLAVCYIKRYVKAFPFTNKNQQKEMIETKVVKEEKADDSNPNEESKKMDKKPEEPKSQPKTTVRCLEAEV, from the exons ATGGCCAAGTACTTCAGCCTGGTGGTGTTTCTTGCCTCCATCTGGACCACAAGGCTCCTGGTCCAAGGCTCTCTCCGCACAGAAG AGCTTTCCATCTCAGGACCATGCAGAATCATGGGGGTCACTCTTGTGAACAAAAGGACACACCCGCAGCTGAATTTCACAGAAGCCCAGGAGGCCTGTAGGCTCGTAGGACTAACTCTGGCCAGCAAAGAGCAGGTTGAAGCAGCATGGAAATCTGGCTTTGAGACCTGCAG CTATGGATGGGTTAAAAATCAGTTCGTGGTCATCCCTCGGATTATCCAGAACCCCAAGTGTGGGAAGAACGGGGTGGGCGTCCTGATTTGGAGAAGTTCACTCAACCAGCGGCACAGGGCCTACTGTCACAACTCATCTG ATACCTGGGTTAACTCATGCTTTCCAGAAATTATCACCACCGATGATCCCATATTCAACACGGAAACTGCAACATACACAACAGAAATGATTGTCAGTGAGAGTACACACTCAGCGATGTCTACTGATGGACCTGAGTCTATTACACCCACTGTGGCTCCTGCTCTGGCTTCCACTTCTATTCCacggaaaagaaaattaatttgcatAACGGAAGCTTTTATGGAAACGAGCACCATATCTACAGAAACTGAATCGTATATTGAAAATAAAGCGGCATTCAAGAATGAACCTGTTGGGTTTGGAG GTGTTCCCACGACCCTGCTGGTGCTTGCACTCCTCTTCTTTGCTGCTGCAGCTGGCCTCGCGGTTTGCTACATCAAAAG GTATGTGAAGGCCTTCCCTTTTACAAACAAGAACCAGcagaaggaaatgatagaaacTAAAGTAGTGAAGGAGGAGAAGGCCGATGATAGCAACCCTAATGAGGAAtcaaagaaaatggataaaaaaccCGAGGAGCCCAAGAGTCAACCCAAAACCACAGTGCGATGCCTGGAAGCTGAAGTTTAG